A window of the Cuculus canorus isolate bCucCan1 chromosome 3, bCucCan1.pri, whole genome shotgun sequence genome harbors these coding sequences:
- the EIF2AK2 gene encoding interferon-induced, double-stranded RNA-activated protein kinase isoform X6 — protein MERECMKKLNEYCQRQKLTLVYADVKVTGLSHDPEFTVVVKIDGVEYRTGTGKNKKEARAVAAKETWEMIEKQLESPSNMQAEELVTSPVTLPPVPDNDYVSRLNMFSQRTRRLVDYSKKQCSGGAHAPMFSCSCVISGTVYGIGTGPSLAAAKQAAAKQAYEKLDKEGSLTIGSEKSNSNFTLGEHSNSSRAPIQSDSDSICFEDSAEKLVEKMKDMRVCEKPSPSWRDTLKGKRQLAANFGNIRNEGEKKKMSDSDESLPHLDTDTRESPYTVNQRFLESFRNIEPIGEGAFGNVFKGIAKNADRTYAVKRVCFTKKVNREVKELARLDHENIVRYYFSWEGDDYVTYPDSRKKSEKKLHCLFITMEFCEQGTLENWIEKKRQTRKYHEMAQNKFLQVLKGVEYIHSKDLIHRDLKPQNIFISHEDKIKIGDFGLVTSLAYGTLSKNRGTESYMAPEQFGDKYGKEVDIYALGLIWFEVLSPCSRHEKSEIWHDIREGKLPERLINQFPAEATMIKRMLSRDSSGRLSASEILHLMSVDKNNSLKTPFTSFSDSAYKSSI, from the exons GTTCACAGTTGTGGTTAAAATAGATGGTGTAGAATACCGTACAGGCACTGGTAAAAATAAGAAGGAAGCAAGAGCAGTAGCAGCAAAAGAAACCTGGGAAATGATTGAAAAACAG cTAGAGAGTCCTTCAAATATGCAAGCTGAAGAATTAGTGACAAGTCCAGTGACCTTACCACCTGTACCAGACAATGACTATGTCAGCCGACTAAATATGTTTTCACAAAGGACACGGAGATTAGTTGATTATTCTAAGAAACAGTGTTCTGGAGGTGCCCATGCTCCCAT GTTTTCTTGTAGCTGTGTGATTAGTGGTACGGTGTATGGAATTGGCACTGGACCTTCTCTAGCTGCTGCAAAACAAGCTGCTGCAAAACAGGCATATGAGAAGCTAGACAAGGAAGGCTCTCTAACA ataggAAGTGAAAAATCTAACAGCAATTTTACACTTGGCGAACATAGTAATTCCTCTCGAGCGCCAATTCAGTCTGACTCAGA CAGTATTTGCTTTGAAGACTCAGCTGAAAAGTTggtagaaaaaatgaaagacatgCGAGTATGTGAAAAGCCTTCACCTTCTTGG aGAGACACCCTGAAAGGTAAAAG ACAATTGGCAGCTAATTTTGGTAACATCAGAAAcgagggagagaaaaaaaagatgtcagaTTCAGATGAAAGTTTGCCACATTTGGACACAGATACCAGGGAAAGCCCATACACTGTGAATCAAAG attcctTGAGAGTTTTAGAAATATAGAGCCTATTGGTGAAGGCGCTTTTGGGAATGTTTTCAAAGGAATAGCAAAGAATGCTGACAGAACCTATGCAGTCAAACGAGTTTGCTTCACAAA GAAGGTAAATCGTGAAGTAAAAGAACTTGCGAGGCTTGACCATGAAAACATAGTGCGCTATTATTTTAGCTGGGAAGGAGATGACTATGTAACTTACCCAGACTCGAG gaagaaGTCAGAGAAAAAATTGCACTGTCTTTTCATCACAATGGAATTCTGTGAACAAGGGACATTGGAAAACTGGATTGAAAAGAAGAGACAAACCCGAAAGTATCATGAAATGgcacaaaacaaatttttacaAGTACTGAAAGGAGTAGAATATATTCATTCTAAAGACTTAATTCATCGAGACCTCAAG cctcaaaatatattcatatcacatgaagataaaataaaaataggcgACTTTGGTCTTGTGACTTCTCTGGCATATGGGACTCTGAGTAAGAACAGAGGAACAGAATCATATATGGCACCAGAACAG TTTGGGGACAAATACGGAAAGGAAGTAGATATTTATGCACTGGGATTAATTTGGTTTGAAGTTCTTTCTCCATGCAGTCGTCATGAAAAAAGTGAG ATATGGCATGATATTAGAGAAGGTAAACTTCCAGAGCGCTTAATCAACCAATTTCCAGCAGAG GCAACTATGATAAAAAGGATGCTTTCAAGAGACTCTTCAGGAAGACTGTCTGCATCTGAAATACTTCATTTGATGTCCGTTGATAAAAACAACTCACTTAAAACTCCTTTTACAAGTTTTTCAGATTCTGCATATAAATCCAGCATTTGA